The proteins below are encoded in one region of Trichocoleus sp.:
- a CDS encoding YfbM family protein, which produces MGITATYRRVTPKEFSELQNDPEAAESFFGLDLDSFNFSNPEAMLAKFQEQEADERYFSLEKEWHALHFLITGDSSLEGDTQLQPPYCNIVVGGTPTQFEATYGFVRYLTPEEVRAVAELLSTISVEELRRRFDPAEFNAAKIYPNPRPGGWDEEEIEPLLEMYPELVEFFQNAARDGDIVLLSSD; this is translated from the coding sequence ATGGGCATAACAGCTACTTACAGACGTGTTACACCAAAAGAGTTTTCAGAGCTTCAAAATGATCCTGAAGCGGCTGAATCTTTTTTCGGGCTTGACCTAGATAGCTTCAATTTCAGCAATCCAGAGGCAATGCTTGCCAAATTTCAGGAGCAAGAAGCTGATGAACGTTACTTTAGCCTTGAAAAAGAATGGCACGCCCTACATTTCTTAATCACTGGGGATTCAAGTCTAGAGGGTGATACTCAGCTACAACCACCCTATTGCAACATCGTTGTGGGAGGTACACCAACGCAGTTTGAAGCAACATACGGGTTTGTACGCTACCTCACACCTGAAGAGGTTAGAGCAGTTGCTGAGTTGCTGAGTACAATTTCTGTCGAGGAATTGAGACGAAGATTTGATCCTGCTGAGTTTAATGCTGCAAAAATTTATCCGAACCCTCGTCCTGGTGGATGGGATGAGGAGGAGATAGAACCATTATTAGAAATGTATCCAGAATTGGTAGAGTTCTTTCAGAATGCTGCTAGAGATGGAGACATTGTTTTGCTCTCATCTGATTGA
- the sir gene encoding sulfite reductase, ferredoxin dependent produces MVTTPPKPISTPVKVSKVEGLKERSHALREPIATEILQDTTHFSEDGTQILKFHGSYQQDNRDNRAKGQEKDYQFMLRTRNPGGFISPQLYLTLDRLADEYGNQTLRVTTRQGFQIHGVPKKNLKTVIAAIIRNMGSTLGACGDLNRNVMAPPATYKNRPDYVHAREYADRIADLLMPRTGAYYEIWLDGEKAISAEPHAEVVAALQHDSNGTLISDSEEPIYGTYYMPRKFKCAITVPGDNSVDLFSQDVSLVVILNEQDELEGFNVYAGGGLGRTHNKEETFARAADPIGYVEKDDIYDLMKAIVATQRDNGDRANRRHSRMKYLLHDWGVEKFRQVVEGYFGKPIQPLKPLPEFRYEDYLGWHEQGDGKLFLGISIENGRVKDDGSFQLKTALREIEEKFALPMRLTPSQNLVLSEIDPAHKAEIQGILDRCGVKKETEIDPLVRYSMACPALPTCGLAIIESERAMPGILDRIRTLLDKVGLPQESFITRMTGCPNGCARPYLAELGFVGQSPTAYQIWLGACPNQTRLASPYLDNMAIDDLEVTLEPLFVYFKQSRQLEESFGDFCHRVGFEVLRQFAATYDPTATPVTSEDIAPPAVKPRHRITVRPDLYQQLKTAAMEHGKPMTEIVNTAIEAYLNSLPS; encoded by the coding sequence ATGGTTACAACTCCGCCAAAACCGATTTCTACCCCTGTTAAAGTCTCGAAAGTCGAGGGTCTGAAGGAACGCAGTCATGCGCTGCGTGAGCCAATTGCCACCGAAATTTTGCAAGACACGACCCACTTTAGCGAAGACGGCACCCAAATCCTGAAATTTCACGGCTCCTATCAACAGGACAACCGGGACAATCGGGCTAAAGGGCAAGAGAAAGACTATCAGTTCATGTTGCGGACGCGCAATCCGGGTGGTTTTATCTCCCCGCAGCTTTACCTGACGCTCGATCGCCTCGCAGATGAATATGGCAACCAGACGCTGAGAGTGACAACTCGCCAAGGCTTCCAGATTCACGGCGTACCCAAGAAAAACCTGAAGACGGTGATTGCCGCCATTATTCGCAACATGGGCTCAACCCTTGGAGCCTGCGGCGACCTGAACCGGAATGTGATGGCTCCGCCTGCCACCTACAAAAATCGTCCGGATTACGTCCACGCCAGAGAATATGCCGATCGCATTGCCGATCTGCTGATGCCCCGCACCGGAGCCTACTACGAAATCTGGCTGGATGGCGAAAAAGCCATTAGCGCAGAACCTCACGCAGAGGTCGTTGCAGCTTTACAGCACGACAGCAACGGCACGCTTATTTCCGACAGCGAGGAACCGATCTACGGCACGTACTACATGCCGCGCAAATTCAAGTGCGCCATTACAGTACCCGGAGATAATTCGGTTGATCTGTTCTCGCAGGACGTTAGCCTCGTTGTCATCTTGAATGAGCAGGACGAACTCGAAGGCTTTAATGTCTACGCTGGCGGTGGACTGGGACGAACCCACAACAAAGAAGAAACCTTTGCTCGTGCCGCAGACCCGATCGGCTATGTCGAGAAAGACGATATCTATGACCTGATGAAGGCGATCGTTGCGACGCAGCGAGATAATGGCGACCGAGCGAACCGCCGCCATTCCCGGATGAAGTATTTGCTGCATGATTGGGGCGTTGAGAAGTTCCGTCAGGTGGTGGAAGGCTACTTTGGCAAACCCATTCAACCGCTTAAGCCCTTACCTGAGTTCCGCTATGAGGACTATCTGGGCTGGCATGAGCAGGGAGACGGCAAGCTGTTTCTGGGTATTTCGATCGAAAATGGTCGCGTCAAAGACGATGGCTCGTTCCAGCTCAAAACGGCTCTCCGCGAGATTGAGGAAAAATTTGCTCTGCCGATGCGGCTGACTCCCAGCCAAAATCTCGTTCTGTCTGAAATCGATCCTGCTCACAAAGCAGAGATCCAAGGCATCCTCGATCGTTGTGGCGTCAAGAAGGAAACCGAGATTGATCCGCTGGTGCGCTACTCAATGGCTTGTCCGGCACTTCCAACTTGTGGCTTAGCCATTATTGAGTCAGAGCGGGCAATGCCTGGCATCCTCGATCGCATCAGGACACTGTTGGATAAAGTGGGTCTACCGCAAGAGTCGTTCATTACGCGGATGACGGGCTGCCCTAATGGCTGTGCTCGTCCTTATCTGGCAGAGCTGGGCTTCGTTGGACAATCTCCTACGGCTTATCAAATTTGGCTAGGAGCCTGCCCGAATCAAACCCGCCTGGCTTCGCCTTATCTCGACAATATGGCGATCGATGATCTGGAAGTGACGCTGGAGCCGCTGTTTGTCTACTTCAAGCAATCGCGCCAGTTAGAGGAAAGCTTCGGGGATTTCTGTCACCGTGTTGGGTTTGAGGTACTGCGTCAGTTTGCTGCCACCTATGATCCAACGGCAACTCCTGTAACGTCTGAAGACATTGCGCCTCCTGCAGTAAAACCTCGCCACCGCATCACGGTTCGGCCTGACCTCTATCAGCAACTCAAGACTGCTGCTATGGAGCATGGGAAGCCAATGACTGAAATCGTGAACACGGCGATCGAAGCTTACTTGAACAGCTTGCCTTCCTAG
- a CDS encoding ABC transporter ATP-binding protein has product MSAILFEEVSLRFPGASQAAVDRCSCEVETGEFVVILGPSGCGKTTLLKMVNRLYEPTSGRISLNGRDIRQFQATHLRQQIGYVIQQSGLFPHMTVAQNIGVVPKLLGWKNPRIQARVDELLMLVELPPQEFRNRYPVQLSGGQQQRVGLARALAGDPGVMLMDEPFGAIDAITRANLQDEILRLQNQLHKTILFVSHDVEEALRLADRILIMQAGRIVQYDTPFHILTQPANRFVRDLMGADDIVRQLGFLRVETAMTRLPASNGFNQPTIDRQESLREALSLILRTGAKKLTVLENGQAIGLLTLEHIRDSASVKG; this is encoded by the coding sequence GTGAGTGCAATTCTATTTGAGGAAGTATCCCTGCGGTTCCCAGGTGCATCTCAGGCAGCAGTCGATCGATGCAGTTGTGAGGTTGAAACGGGCGAGTTTGTCGTCATTTTGGGTCCCTCTGGCTGCGGTAAGACGACCCTGTTAAAGATGGTGAACCGCCTCTATGAACCCACGTCTGGCAGAATTAGCCTCAATGGGCGGGATATCCGGCAGTTTCAAGCAACTCATCTGCGCCAGCAAATTGGCTATGTCATCCAGCAGTCAGGCTTGTTTCCGCACATGACGGTTGCCCAAAACATTGGAGTTGTGCCCAAGCTTCTGGGCTGGAAAAATCCTCGCATTCAGGCAAGGGTCGATGAACTGCTGATGCTGGTTGAACTGCCGCCGCAGGAGTTCCGCAATCGTTATCCGGTACAGCTATCCGGTGGACAACAACAGCGAGTCGGGTTAGCGCGGGCTTTGGCAGGTGATCCAGGTGTCATGCTGATGGATGAACCTTTTGGGGCGATCGATGCCATTACAAGAGCCAATCTGCAAGATGAGATCCTGCGGCTTCAGAATCAGCTTCACAAAACAATTTTGTTTGTCTCCCACGACGTTGAGGAAGCCCTCCGCCTCGCCGATCGCATTTTGATTATGCAGGCAGGACGCATTGTGCAGTATGACACCCCTTTTCACATCCTCACCCAACCCGCTAATCGCTTCGTACGTGATTTGATGGGAGCAGATGATATTGTGCGCCAACTCGGATTTCTACGCGTTGAAACAGCGATGACCCGCCTACCCGCATCAAACGGCTTCAATCAACCCACCATCGATCGCCAGGAAAGTCTCCGGGAAGCTCTCTCTTTGATCCTTCGTACCGGAGCCAAAAAACTAACTGTTTTGGAGAATGGTCAGGCGATCGGGCTGCTCACCCTGGAACATATTCGGGATTCGGCAAGTGTTAAGGGCTAA
- a CDS encoding MBL fold metallo-hydrolase, with the protein MEFAAVAELECLPFGSGQDNEGVCLLVQMGPYRILLDCGLESVAPLLQNARRSPPVDLVLCSHAHPDHAKGLLDLHRAFPQLPIYASDVTTQLLSLNWLNETDASMFCQALPWRSPVEFRDGLSAELYPAGHLPGAAALLLTYTTPKRSYSLFYTGDFLLSNSRLVDGLPLEELRGLKPDVLILEGSYGTGRHPHRRQQENQLAERIHRAIEEGQSVLLPTPTLGLGQEILMLLRSHHHFTGRDLDIWVAGSVALGCDAYLEMLPHFPSSVQNFARHQPLFWDERIRPRVRRLPPISEGNGKSGVMNQFPCIVLVDKDADLSHYCRPDRGSWLMLAPQQPGRSGSVEMAVVQAIETSPMLQLMIQTGQLAIESYFLGDHCDGTGTTQLIHNLRPQHVIFVHGSPTYLSDLTSLEELQNRYHLHTPAAGIQVDLPIGETFIQPAAPETHYEGELTEQETAVTIVLPDTITADPRWQHFANTGLIEARWQGEDLVLRGLSQREVLSQSNEMNLPVEAECCENCLHFRGQRCWNQASPLFGFKVTPEGYCPAFEFSQPVRDG; encoded by the coding sequence GTGGAATTCGCTGCTGTGGCTGAACTGGAATGCTTGCCCTTCGGTTCCGGACAAGACAATGAAGGGGTCTGTTTGCTGGTGCAAATGGGACCTTATCGAATCTTGCTGGATTGTGGTCTAGAGAGCGTTGCTCCCCTTTTGCAAAATGCGCGTCGATCGCCTCCCGTGGATCTGGTGCTTTGTTCTCATGCCCATCCTGACCATGCCAAAGGGCTGCTCGATCTCCACCGAGCCTTTCCCCAACTGCCAATCTATGCGAGCGATGTCACGACGCAACTGCTCTCCCTCAATTGGTTGAATGAGACAGATGCATCCATGTTTTGTCAGGCGTTGCCCTGGCGCTCTCCAGTCGAGTTTCGGGATGGCTTAAGCGCAGAACTTTATCCGGCTGGACATTTACCCGGAGCCGCTGCCCTGCTGCTGACGTATACCACGCCGAAGCGATCGTATAGCCTGTTCTACACAGGAGACTTCCTGCTTTCAAACTCTCGCCTGGTAGATGGTCTGCCGCTGGAAGAATTGCGGGGCTTAAAGCCTGATGTGCTGATTTTAGAAGGCAGCTATGGCACAGGTAGACACCCACACCGCCGTCAGCAAGAAAACCAGCTTGCCGAGCGAATTCATCGAGCGATCGAAGAAGGACAATCAGTGCTGCTGCCAACGCCAACCCTTGGGTTAGGGCAGGAAATCTTGATGCTGCTGCGAAGCCATCATCATTTCACCGGGCGCGATCTAGACATTTGGGTGGCAGGCAGTGTGGCATTGGGCTGCGATGCATATCTGGAGATGTTGCCGCATTTCCCCAGTTCTGTCCAAAATTTTGCCCGTCATCAGCCACTCTTTTGGGATGAGCGGATTCGTCCGCGCGTGCGGCGTTTGCCCCCTATCAGCGAAGGAAATGGCAAATCAGGGGTGATGAACCAGTTTCCTTGTATTGTGCTGGTTGATAAAGACGCAGACTTAAGCCATTATTGCCGTCCGGATCGCGGTTCCTGGCTCATGCTTGCTCCACAGCAACCAGGACGATCGGGGTCTGTGGAAATGGCAGTCGTCCAGGCGATCGAAACATCTCCAATGCTGCAGCTGATGATTCAAACTGGGCAATTGGCGATCGAGTCTTATTTCTTGGGCGATCACTGCGATGGCACAGGAACAACTCAACTCATTCATAACTTGCGTCCGCAGCATGTGATTTTTGTGCATGGCTCTCCCACCTATCTCAGCGATCTAACCAGCCTGGAGGAGTTGCAAAACCGCTATCACCTGCATACACCAGCAGCAGGAATTCAAGTTGATTTGCCAATCGGCGAAACCTTTATTCAGCCTGCGGCTCCTGAAACGCACTACGAAGGAGAACTCACAGAACAAGAAACCGCTGTGACGATCGTTCTACCAGATACCATTACTGCCGATCCACGCTGGCAGCATTTCGCCAATACTGGACTCATTGAAGCGCGTTGGCAGGGGGAAGATCTTGTTTTGCGCGGCTTGAGTCAGCGCGAAGTTTTGAGCCAGAGCAACGAAATGAACCTGCCCGTCGAAGCAGAATGTTGCGAGAATTGTTTGCACTTCCGAGGGCAACGCTGCTGGAATCAGGCATCTCCCCTATTTGGGTTTAAGGTGACACCAGAGGGATATTGCCCTGCCTTTGAGTTTTCTCAACCAGTGCGAGACGGATAA
- a CDS encoding DNA double-strand break repair nuclease NurA, translated as MPLKPSQIQHILNVKREDFTSFNRDIWKQLQQYRSALSHLSAAGESEVQARSTQHSGNIGARLLESLEKAENGVIPGRLVWQNKEQSLAWVRDRLTGIKTFAVDGSQIYPGKDLSIPIALVQIGWFENPHLPMGGYEKDIALDVMTPFDLQAGNSGQPVDRRVNMRRFEMETQRLVDYIQTHANADDCLVFLDGSLVATFAEAFDHKSRSFYVNCLLELLRSSQQYRVPLVAYIDTSYAQDLAVMLRTLYDLPESQSIHDAQLLNKYMEWGDRTPLFECQRSGILSNYEEQSGQVAFTYLKTTRDNYPARLEMPIWMHEAGLTDRVMDWVRGEVIIGGGYPYVIETADQTAVLQAEDRQAFFRILQDWAETEELDLRFSRKMVSKVRRR; from the coding sequence ATGCCGCTGAAGCCCTCTCAAATTCAACATATCCTCAATGTGAAGCGTGAAGACTTTACGAGTTTTAACAGAGACATTTGGAAACAATTGCAGCAGTACCGTAGCGCTTTAAGTCACTTGTCTGCTGCTGGAGAATCAGAGGTACAAGCGCGATCGACCCAGCATTCGGGCAATATTGGCGCACGATTGCTGGAATCTTTGGAGAAAGCTGAGAATGGCGTAATTCCGGGGCGGCTAGTTTGGCAGAACAAAGAGCAGAGCCTCGCCTGGGTACGCGATCGACTCACCGGGATCAAAACCTTTGCAGTCGATGGATCACAAATTTATCCGGGTAAGGACTTGTCGATCCCGATCGCGCTGGTGCAAATTGGCTGGTTTGAGAATCCGCATTTGCCAATGGGCGGCTACGAGAAGGATATTGCGCTAGATGTAATGACGCCGTTTGATTTGCAAGCAGGCAATAGTGGGCAGCCTGTCGATCGTCGGGTGAATATGCGCCGTTTTGAAATGGAAACCCAGCGATTAGTCGATTACATCCAAACTCATGCGAATGCCGATGATTGCCTGGTATTTCTAGATGGTTCTCTCGTTGCAACCTTCGCTGAAGCTTTTGATCACAAGAGCCGCAGCTTCTATGTCAATTGCCTGCTAGAACTGCTGCGATCGAGCCAGCAATATCGCGTTCCCCTCGTTGCCTACATTGATACGTCCTACGCTCAAGATCTGGCAGTCATGCTCCGCACCCTCTATGACTTGCCCGAATCCCAATCAATTCACGATGCCCAACTTCTCAATAAATATATGGAATGGGGCGATCGAACACCGCTATTTGAATGTCAGCGATCGGGGATTTTATCGAACTATGAGGAGCAGTCTGGGCAGGTTGCTTTTACCTATCTCAAAACGACTCGCGACAACTATCCAGCACGTCTGGAGATGCCAATCTGGATGCATGAAGCAGGCTTGACCGATCGAGTGATGGATTGGGTGCGCGGCGAGGTAATTATTGGCGGCGGCTATCCCTACGTGATTGAAACGGCAGATCAGACGGCAGTGCTGCAGGCAGAGGATCGGCAAGCCTTTTTCCGGATTCTGCAAGATTGGGCAGAAACAGAGGAGTTAGATTTGCGGTTTTCACGAAAGATGGTGAGTAAGGTACGGCGGCGGTAA
- a CDS encoding DNA-3-methyladenine glycosylase, producing the protein MLTQSSCSIVPYSMPHSIDPVWLSRPATAVAPDLLGCTLVRQISDGTIYRGLIVETEAYTPDDPAMHAYRRKTPRNAVMFGAAGMTYVYLIYGMYHCINVVTDQEGVPSAVLLRALQLDSIPPWIEPQHRTKPDRIAAGPGKLCRALKIDLSLTAQPFRLGGDLWLEHRHDAFQAQIDRQMLKFVQTTRIGLTQGIDLPWRWYIQGCPAVSRK; encoded by the coding sequence TTGCTGACTCAAAGCTCCTGTTCGATCGTCCCCTATTCCATGCCACATTCGATCGATCCTGTCTGGCTATCCCGTCCTGCTACTGCCGTTGCTCCTGATCTGCTGGGCTGTACTCTGGTACGACAGATCTCAGATGGGACTATCTATCGCGGCTTGATCGTGGAAACCGAAGCCTATACGCCTGATGATCCGGCAATGCATGCCTACCGCCGCAAAACGCCTCGCAATGCTGTCATGTTTGGTGCTGCCGGGATGACCTATGTTTATTTGATCTATGGCATGTACCACTGCATCAATGTTGTGACTGACCAGGAGGGAGTCCCTAGTGCGGTACTGCTCCGTGCCCTGCAACTCGATTCCATTCCACCCTGGATTGAACCCCAGCATCGAACCAAACCCGATCGCATTGCTGCTGGACCCGGAAAACTCTGCCGTGCCCTCAAAATTGATCTGAGCCTCACTGCACAGCCCTTTCGTTTGGGGGGAGATCTGTGGCTGGAGCATCGGCATGATGCATTTCAGGCGCAAATCGATCGCCAAATGCTGAAATTTGTGCAAACGACCCGAATTGGGCTGACCCAGGGAATCGATTTGCCCTGGCGATGGTACATTCAAGGCTGTCCTGCTGTTTCTCGCAAGTGA
- a CDS encoding DUF6335 family protein produces MPDNLHPDAQDPSEFVSNMPPDDDDELEDEVIYGDDVPQELTESYGTGVQELPGLNIGGRTMRDRRDEAPQGSEIVTGGDVDANWYQASVVGDESVGGTVNTPDMSIVEEVAAAVGIQYDDNSFLRTEDMLEQRDDRRWELDPASSEDYGVRREERQEE; encoded by the coding sequence ATGCCTGATAACCTACATCCTGATGCTCAAGATCCATCTGAGTTTGTCAGCAATATGCCACCGGATGATGACGATGAGTTGGAAGATGAAGTGATTTATGGGGATGATGTGCCGCAAGAACTTACAGAGTCTTATGGTACAGGTGTGCAAGAGCTGCCCGGACTAAACATTGGGGGTCGCACGATGCGCGATCGTCGCGATGAAGCTCCCCAGGGTTCTGAAATAGTGACGGGTGGGGATGTTGACGCAAACTGGTATCAGGCGAGTGTAGTCGGTGACGAGTCTGTGGGTGGTACGGTTAATACACCGGATATGTCCATTGTGGAAGAAGTCGCTGCTGCCGTCGGCATTCAATATGATGATAACTCTTTCCTCCGTACAGAAGACATGTTAGAGCAGCGAGACGATCGCCGCTGGGAGCTTGATCCTGCTTCTTCAGAAGATTATGGGGTTCGCCGCGAGGAAAGACAGGAGGAATAA
- a CDS encoding DUF938 domain-containing protein gives MIQPIDARQSAPATQRNREPILAILQQVLPPHGTVLEISSGTGEHAVFFAPRLAPRLWIPSDPNPIARSSIAAWSDHCPADNLYPPIALDVREPVWTIEQAERPQNLQELDLQQNPITAIVNINMIHISPWSACLGLMAGAERILSVDGILYLYGPFKQNGQHNAPSNAAFDESLQAQNPEWGVRNLEDVVAIARSHGLSRFRTYPMPANNLSVVFQRQ, from the coding sequence ATGATTCAGCCGATCGATGCTCGTCAATCCGCTCCTGCAACCCAACGCAATCGAGAACCGATTCTGGCGATCTTGCAGCAGGTCTTACCGCCTCATGGCACTGTGTTAGAAATCTCAAGCGGCACAGGCGAACATGCTGTCTTTTTTGCGCCTCGTTTAGCTCCGCGTCTCTGGATTCCTTCTGACCCAAACCCAATTGCCCGATCGAGCATTGCCGCATGGAGCGATCATTGCCCTGCTGATAATTTGTATCCGCCGATCGCGTTAGATGTGCGTGAACCCGTTTGGACGATCGAACAGGCAGAACGACCCCAAAACTTGCAGGAATTAGACCTGCAGCAAAATCCGATCACGGCGATCGTCAACATCAACATGATCCATATTTCTCCCTGGTCAGCTTGTCTGGGACTTATGGCAGGTGCAGAACGAATTTTGTCAGTAGATGGAATTTTGTATCTCTATGGTCCCTTCAAGCAAAACGGACAGCACAATGCCCCCAGTAATGCCGCATTTGACGAAAGCCTGCAAGCTCAAAACCCTGAGTGGGGAGTGCGGAACCTGGAAGACGTGGTTGCTATTGCCCGATCGCATGGGCTCTCGCGCTTCAGAACCTACCCCATGCCCGCAAATAATCTTTCAGTTGTCTTTCAACGTCAGTAA
- the ndk gene encoding nucleoside-diphosphate kinase has product MERTFLAVKPDGVQRALVGEIIRRFETKGFTLVGLKLMQVSRELAEQHYDVHREKPFFAGLVDFITSGPVVAMVWEGDGVVASARKIIGATNPLTAEPGTIRGDYGVSIGRNLIHGSDAVETAQREIALWFKDEELASWKPTITPWIYE; this is encoded by the coding sequence TTGGAACGGACATTTCTTGCTGTAAAACCCGATGGCGTTCAGCGGGCGCTCGTTGGCGAAATCATTCGTCGCTTTGAAACAAAGGGCTTTACCCTCGTGGGTTTGAAGCTGATGCAAGTCAGTCGAGAACTGGCAGAACAGCACTATGATGTCCACCGAGAGAAGCCTTTTTTTGCAGGCCTGGTCGATTTCATTACTTCTGGTCCCGTTGTCGCTATGGTTTGGGAAGGCGATGGCGTTGTCGCTTCCGCTCGTAAAATTATTGGGGCAACCAATCCTCTAACGGCTGAACCGGGAACGATTCGCGGTGACTATGGTGTTAGCATTGGGCGCAACCTAATTCATGGTTCCGATGCAGTTGAAACGGCTCAACGCGAGATTGCACTATGGTTCAAGGATGAAGAACTGGCAAGCTGGAAGCCGACGATTACGCCTTGGATCTACGAATAA
- a CDS encoding ShlB/FhaC/HecB family hemolysin secretion/activation protein produces the protein MGGSGRSGRCVRRWGTVPGLLVSSLLLNPPVGQAIAPETVLFAQTSPAESNSPGSDFLQPIPVPSPIAPAEQIPVLPVSPVPPLPQPISPPVTIPVQRIEVIGSTVFSEADFAPILQPHLGQSLTLEELRQVADAVTQLYLDRGYITSRAILVDQTIQNGLVQIRVIEGKLEAIEIEGTRRVNPAYIRSRVRLGGNTPLNQADLEDQLRLLRIDPLFDNVEASLRAGSGLGQSILTVRVTEASAWILDLSVDNLSPPDVGSERTGAVLGTRNLTGNGDALTAAYYRSTTGGSHVFDFAYQVPLNAMNGTILLRYSPSSFEITNPEFAAFDIQGSANLYEVSLRQPLIRSPRTEFALSLGFSHRTGQTFVSQLLTDDSTTSVVSFGQDYVRRDPQGAWVARSQFNFGTGLFNATVDENPDGLFFSWLGQAQRVQILDQSNLLIAQLDVQLTPDPLLPAQQFVIGGGQSVRGYRQNARTGDNGIRFSVEDRLALQRNETGNPTLQLAPFIDLGAVWNAKDNPTLFDQNFLAGVGLGLIWEPVSHLTLRLDGAVPLVNLDDRGKNAQDYGFYFSVNYQLE, from the coding sequence ATGGGTGGTTCTGGTAGATCTGGCAGATGCGTCCGGCGATGGGGCACTGTACCAGGATTATTGGTGTCGAGTCTCTTGCTAAATCCGCCAGTGGGGCAGGCAATCGCTCCGGAGACGGTGCTGTTTGCTCAAACTTCGCCTGCTGAGTCAAATTCTCCTGGCTCTGATTTTCTTCAGCCAATTCCTGTACCTAGCCCGATCGCACCAGCGGAACAAATCCCCGTTTTGCCTGTGTCGCCTGTTCCTCCCCTGCCTCAGCCAATCAGCCCCCCAGTGACAATCCCCGTCCAGCGAATTGAGGTGATCGGCAGTACGGTTTTTAGCGAGGCAGATTTTGCGCCGATCCTGCAACCGCATCTGGGTCAATCGCTGACGCTAGAAGAGTTGCGCCAGGTTGCCGACGCTGTTACCCAGCTGTATCTCGATCGCGGCTACATCACATCGAGAGCCATTCTGGTTGATCAAACGATTCAAAATGGACTGGTGCAAATTCGGGTCATTGAAGGGAAGCTGGAGGCGATCGAAATTGAAGGAACTCGTCGTGTCAATCCGGCTTACATTCGCAGTCGGGTTCGGCTCGGCGGCAATACACCGCTGAATCAGGCAGATTTGGAAGACCAGTTGCGGCTGCTGCGAATCGACCCACTCTTTGACAATGTGGAAGCCAGCCTCAGAGCTGGGAGCGGTTTGGGACAGAGCATTCTGACGGTGAGAGTCACAGAAGCCTCTGCCTGGATTCTGGATTTGAGTGTCGATAATCTCTCGCCGCCGGATGTTGGGTCTGAACGTACAGGGGCAGTCTTGGGGACGCGCAATTTGACCGGAAACGGGGATGCCCTCACTGCTGCTTACTATCGATCGACCACGGGCGGTTCCCATGTCTTCGACTTCGCCTATCAGGTTCCGTTGAACGCCATGAATGGAACCATACTGCTGCGCTATAGCCCCAGTAGTTTTGAAATCACGAACCCTGAGTTTGCCGCCTTTGACATTCAAGGCAGTGCCAACCTCTATGAAGTGAGCTTACGACAACCGTTGATTCGATCGCCCAGAACAGAGTTTGCCCTATCGCTTGGCTTCAGTCATCGCACAGGACAGACGTTTGTGAGCCAGTTACTAACCGACGACAGCACGACGAGCGTTGTCAGTTTTGGGCAGGATTATGTGCGGCGTGATCCTCAAGGTGCCTGGGTTGCGCGATCGCAGTTTAACTTTGGCACAGGCTTATTCAATGCAACTGTGGACGAAAATCCGGATGGGCTGTTTTTTAGCTGGCTAGGACAGGCACAGCGCGTTCAGATTCTGGATCAAAGCAACCTGCTCATCGCTCAACTCGATGTTCAACTCACACCCGATCCACTCCTGCCAGCCCAGCAGTTTGTGATCGGTGGCGGACAATCGGTTCGTGGCTATCGGCAGAATGCCCGCACTGGCGACAATGGCATTCGTTTTTCGGTTGAAGATCGGCTCGCCCTTCAGCGCAATGAGACAGGAAACCCAACCCTACAGCTTGCTCCTTTTATTGATTTAGGAGCTGTTTGGAATGCTAAAGATAATCCCACGCTATTTGATCAGAACTTCTTGGCAGGCGTCGGACTTGGCTTAATCTGGGAACCTGTTTCGCATTTAACGCTGCGATTGGATGGAGCAGTTCCACTGGTGAACCTGGACGATCGCGGCAAGAACGCTCAGGACTATGGGTTTTATTTCAGCGTGAATTATCAGCTTGAGTAG